A single window of Actinoallomurus bryophytorum DNA harbors:
- a CDS encoding TIGR03560 family F420-dependent LLM class oxidoreductase, whose product MRVSINVTNYSWPSGPARLGAELAWLAVAAEEAGVDTLWIADHLLQVDPTAPSGADDMLEAYTALGFVAAHTERIHIGAMVSNVMLRAPALLVKAVTTLDVLTGGRAWLGIGAGHHGAEAEDMGLPLPPVAERFERLEETLRIAGRMWAGDHTPFDGKHYRLARPRGIPAPVRRPHPPILIGGAGRRRTLRLVARYADACNLFDIPDGGRTVREDLATLGRHCQDVGRPYEDIQKTLSTRLEAGDSSAAFVERCRATAALGIEHVVVITPRPWNTDTLATLAGAIPALRDIGPG is encoded by the coding sequence CGTCAGCATCAATGTGACGAACTACAGCTGGCCGAGCGGCCCGGCGCGGCTGGGCGCCGAGCTCGCGTGGCTCGCCGTCGCCGCCGAGGAGGCCGGCGTCGACACGCTCTGGATCGCCGACCACCTCCTCCAGGTCGACCCCACCGCCCCGTCCGGCGCGGACGACATGCTGGAGGCCTACACGGCTCTCGGGTTCGTCGCCGCGCACACCGAACGCATCCACATCGGCGCCATGGTGAGCAACGTGATGCTGCGGGCTCCGGCGCTGCTGGTGAAGGCCGTCACCACCCTGGACGTGCTCACGGGCGGACGGGCCTGGCTCGGGATCGGCGCCGGCCACCATGGCGCCGAGGCCGAGGACATGGGCCTGCCCCTGCCGCCTGTGGCCGAACGGTTCGAACGGCTGGAGGAGACGCTGCGGATCGCCGGCCGGATGTGGGCCGGGGACCACACGCCCTTCGACGGGAAGCACTACCGGCTCGCACGTCCGCGCGGGATCCCCGCGCCCGTACGCCGTCCCCACCCGCCGATCCTGATCGGCGGCGCCGGCCGGCGGCGGACGCTGCGTCTGGTGGCGCGGTACGCCGACGCGTGCAACCTGTTCGACATCCCCGACGGGGGCCGTACGGTGCGGGAGGACCTCGCCACGCTCGGCCGGCACTGCCAGGACGTCGGCCGGCCGTACGAGGACATCCAGAAGACACTGAGCACCCGCCTCGAGGCCGGGGACTCCAGTGCCGCGTTCGTCGAGCGTTGCCGGGCCACGGCGGCGCTCGGGATCGAGCACGTGGTGGTCATCACCCCGCGCCCCTGGAACACCGACACGCTGGCCACGCTCGCCGGGGCGATCCCCGCTCTCCGTGACATCGGCCCAGGATGA